In one window of Niallia sp. Man26 DNA:
- a CDS encoding MFS transporter, giving the protein MDKWRKRIGYGAGDFACNLVFSTMASYLLFFYTDVFGISAAVAGTLMLVTKIIDAFADTGMGLLVDRTKTRWGQGRPYFIIGALPFAVFTIMTFIVPDFSMSGKILWAYITYCLLNIAYTVVNIPLNTIVPRLTSDNHERNWLVSTRMICALLGTALVMTITTPMVNFFGQGDDQKGYLVTMTIYGIVAVLVFVFTFMNTKEVVPPTVQPGKSSFKEDFKGLTAPAAIFFILNFLYFSLYVIRNTTVIYYFTYNLGRTDWLTFVGIFGILSGLPILLLLPWLQKKMAKKNVLLLSTLIYIVGDLVLYFGKTSPAMLIAGLTITGLGIYGIFGTTFAIQPDVIDYSEYKNNRSISGMIAAFQGFFVKVSLGLGSALVGVFLKIGGYVPNATQTESALKYIEISFIWVPLIICVLIGITIVFYKLDDKRAEMDIELERRRAKINKNTEQDALNEAH; this is encoded by the coding sequence ATGGATAAATGGAGAAAAAGAATTGGATACGGGGCGGGCGATTTTGCCTGCAACCTCGTATTTAGTACAATGGCATCCTACCTCCTTTTCTTTTATACAGATGTTTTCGGAATTTCGGCAGCGGTTGCAGGTACTTTAATGTTAGTAACGAAAATCATCGATGCTTTTGCTGATACTGGCATGGGATTATTGGTGGACAGAACGAAAACCAGATGGGGTCAAGGGAGACCTTACTTCATTATTGGGGCACTTCCTTTTGCTGTGTTTACTATTATGACCTTCATCGTTCCTGATTTCAGCATGTCAGGCAAAATTCTATGGGCGTATATCACTTATTGCTTGTTGAACATTGCTTATACCGTCGTAAATATTCCATTAAACACGATTGTACCTCGGTTAACTTCCGATAATCATGAGCGCAACTGGTTAGTATCAACTAGAATGATCTGCGCATTGCTTGGGACTGCATTAGTAATGACCATCACCACACCGATGGTAAATTTCTTCGGTCAAGGAGATGACCAAAAAGGTTATTTAGTTACAATGACTATATATGGCATTGTCGCTGTGCTTGTCTTTGTGTTCACCTTTATGAATACAAAGGAAGTTGTGCCGCCGACCGTCCAGCCTGGCAAGTCCTCCTTTAAAGAGGATTTCAAAGGATTAACAGCCCCTGCTGCTATATTTTTTATATTAAACTTTCTCTACTTTAGTCTATATGTTATCCGAAATACGACTGTTATCTACTATTTCACCTATAATCTTGGCAGAACCGATTGGCTCACATTTGTAGGGATATTCGGAATTCTTTCCGGATTGCCAATCCTGCTATTATTGCCTTGGCTCCAAAAAAAGATGGCTAAGAAAAATGTTTTGCTTTTAAGCACCTTAATTTATATTGTTGGAGATTTAGTCCTTTACTTTGGAAAAACATCCCCTGCCATGCTGATTGCCGGCTTAACGATAACTGGTCTTGGCATTTACGGCATCTTTGGGACAACATTTGCGATACAGCCGGACGTTATTGATTATTCCGAGTACAAAAATAATCGCAGTATTTCTGGAATGATTGCCGCATTCCAAGGTTTTTTTGTAAAAGTCAGCTTAGGTCTTGGCAGCGCCCTTGTAGGAGTTTTCCTTAAAATCGGTGGATATGTACCTAATGCAACGCAAACTGAAAGCGCTTTAAAATATATTGAAATCAGCTTTATCTGGGTTCCGCTTATTATTTGTGTGCTGATTGGCATAACGATTGTTTTCTATAAGTTAGATGACAAACGGGCCGAAATGGATATTGAACTCGAACGAAGACGTGCAAAGATTAACAAAAATACCGAGCAGGATGCTTTAAACGAAGCACATTAA
- a CDS encoding helix-turn-helix transcriptional regulator, protein MKSRLKELRARDGLNQTQLAKLAKISRQTVSLIEREEFIPSLLIAVRLARIFNEPVENVFFIEEDE, encoded by the coding sequence ATGAAAAGTCGTTTGAAGGAGCTGCGGGCACGGGACGGTTTAAATCAAACTCAACTCGCCAAGCTTGCCAAGATAAGCAGGCAAACAGTCAGTTTAATTGAACGGGAGGAGTTTATTCCTTCGCTATTAATTGCAGTGCGGCTTGCCCGAATATTTAATGAGCCTGTCGAAAATGTATTTTTTATAGAGGAGGATGAATGA
- a CDS encoding AraC family transcriptional regulator, giving the protein MDSLKNMNDAMKYIEENLTNEIDFKVVARLAHCSEYHFKRMFSFLAGISLSEYIRRRRLSLAALELTNSSIKIIDAALKYGYNSPDAFTRAFQQLHGVTPSEVKRKSIQLKAYPHMTFELSIRGGNEMNYRIEQKDPFQIVGIMKRVPIIFEGENPEITAMWQSLTMEKIAQLQQLSNLEPKGMIQASLNFSEGRMEEKGELDQYIGVATTESCPEHFSKLEVPALTWAVFESIGPFPSTLQATWGRIYSEWFPSSNYEAVEGPEILSIKNKDLTSPAVKTEIWIPVVAKY; this is encoded by the coding sequence ATGGATTCGCTAAAAAACATGAATGATGCAATGAAATATATTGAGGAGAATTTAACGAACGAAATAGACTTTAAAGTGGTAGCAAGGTTAGCACATTGTTCAGAGTATCATTTTAAAAGGATGTTTTCCTTTTTGGCTGGGATTTCTCTTTCAGAATATATCCGCCGCAGACGTCTTAGTTTAGCAGCACTTGAACTAACTAATAGCAGCATAAAAATAATTGATGCAGCTCTAAAATATGGGTACAATTCGCCTGATGCATTTACTAGAGCTTTTCAACAGCTGCATGGTGTTACCCCATCAGAAGTAAAACGCAAAAGTATTCAGTTAAAAGCGTATCCGCACATGACCTTCGAATTATCTATTAGAGGAGGTAATGAAATGAATTACCGTATAGAACAGAAAGACCCCTTTCAAATAGTTGGTATTATGAAAAGAGTTCCAATAATATTTGAAGGAGAGAATCCAGAAATAACAGCGATGTGGCAGTCATTAACGATGGAGAAAATAGCACAATTGCAGCAGCTGTCCAATTTAGAGCCTAAAGGAATGATACAAGCATCTCTTAACTTTTCAGAAGGGCGGATGGAGGAAAAAGGGGAGCTTGATCAATATATTGGTGTAGCTACAACGGAAAGCTGTCCGGAACACTTTTCTAAACTTGAAGTGCCAGCTTTGACTTGGGCGGTTTTTGAATCTATCGGCCCATTCCCAAGTACACTGCAAGCAACATGGGGAAGAATATACTCAGAATGGTTTCCGTCTTCTAACTATGAAGCAGTAGAAGGTCCTGAGATTCTGTCCATTAAAAATAAAGATTTAACTTCACCAGCTGTTAAAACGGAGATTTGGATTCCTGTTGTAGCAAAATACTAG
- a CDS encoding DUF3169 domain-containing protein, with protein sequence MMRTWIKIIVSAILGFFSSILILKGFEINFDPYVDEFVIAIFIIIVIVMGVSFGLYKQIISLNNKDVDGEEEDAVDIQIYKKLSDYALLTFSNFIFSLLALCITLITNKEIVIIILSLITVLICCVLMSIMMNLYRLVQPHRPIIPRSSHKDYGNALLNVADDGEKHVMLIGFYKSYHLFCTALLIAIMFATFYSISSGNSQIFSIIAMSIVLVLANGKYYLSIRNK encoded by the coding sequence ATGATGAGAACATGGATTAAAATCATTGTTAGTGCAATTCTCGGGTTTTTTAGCTCGATTCTGATCTTGAAAGGCTTTGAAATAAATTTTGATCCATATGTAGATGAGTTTGTAATTGCAATATTTATTATTATTGTGATTGTAATGGGGGTAAGCTTTGGATTATACAAGCAGATTATTAGTTTAAATAATAAAGATGTCGATGGAGAGGAAGAAGATGCAGTAGACATCCAAATTTATAAAAAGCTTTCAGATTATGCGTTATTGACTTTTTCTAATTTCATTTTTTCTTTGCTAGCGTTATGTATTACGCTCATTACCAATAAAGAAATTGTAATTATTATACTCTCCTTAATTACCGTTTTAATTTGCTGCGTTTTAATGTCAATTATGATGAATCTGTATAGATTGGTGCAACCACATCGCCCAATCATTCCAAGGTCTTCGCATAAAGATTATGGAAATGCCCTATTAAACGTCGCCGATGATGGAGAAAAACATGTGATGTTAATAGGTTTTTATAAATCATATCATCTTTTTTGCACAGCTTTACTAATAGCAATCATGTTCGCCACATTCTATTCCATCTCATCAGGTAATTCACAAATTTTCTCCATAATAGCAATGAGCATTGTTCTAGTGCTGGCAAATGGCAAATATTATTTATCCATTCGCAACAAATAG
- a CDS encoding MFS transporter: protein MSKFKNEMSFRFLWLGQMLANLGDVIYTVSLTTIVYKATNSVTLMSLVPFVITITALCSGFFAPIILDQYKLKWILFYSQSGKTLLLFLLCILIPTIQLDNLILLYILIAFISFLDGCATPARNALVPVLVQKEKLVKTNSFLAVLDQITQLIAWPIGSILLVIWGGNHLLWLTFCLFIISSLFMFYIKQDQQPKNEVIISKWSSIKEGWIIIWENRQLRSISLMNIFETFANGVWIAAILYVYVEEVLHKQEFWWGIINASFFAGMFFGGLIVYRIADKLEKKLGYYIIWSTFLLVILTLAFALISNAWIALIISLLFGFPQMVKDVAAVSIFQKAVRQEALAKVFSARGTLMYAAFGISSVFLGWLTEEFGVVCTFLTATACFLLSFITGIQNRMYLAAKQETLR from the coding sequence ATGTCAAAATTTAAAAATGAGATGTCATTTAGGTTTCTTTGGCTTGGCCAAATGTTAGCTAATCTAGGTGATGTCATCTATACAGTTAGTTTAACAACAATTGTTTATAAAGCAACTAACTCTGTAACATTAATGTCGCTAGTGCCATTTGTTATCACCATTACGGCATTATGCAGCGGTTTTTTTGCGCCGATTATTCTTGATCAATATAAACTGAAATGGATTTTATTTTATTCGCAAAGTGGTAAGACGCTGCTGCTTTTCCTGCTTTGTATATTAATACCGACGATTCAGTTAGATAACTTGATTCTATTGTATATACTGATTGCCTTCATATCCTTTTTAGATGGATGTGCTACGCCAGCCAGAAATGCACTAGTCCCAGTTCTCGTACAAAAAGAGAAACTCGTCAAGACAAATAGTTTTTTAGCTGTTCTTGACCAAATAACGCAGTTAATCGCCTGGCCGATTGGGAGCATACTGTTAGTTATTTGGGGAGGGAATCATCTTCTTTGGCTGACTTTCTGTTTATTCATTATTTCTTCATTGTTTATGTTTTATATTAAACAAGATCAGCAACCAAAAAACGAAGTGATTATTTCTAAGTGGTCCTCCATTAAAGAAGGCTGGATAATTATTTGGGAGAATAGACAACTCCGATCTATTAGTTTAATGAATATTTTTGAAACCTTTGCTAATGGCGTTTGGATTGCTGCGATTTTATATGTATATGTAGAAGAAGTTCTTCATAAGCAAGAGTTTTGGTGGGGGATAATAAATGCATCCTTCTTTGCAGGCATGTTTTTTGGTGGTTTAATTGTCTATCGAATTGCAGATAAGCTGGAGAAAAAGCTGGGGTATTACATTATCTGGTCCACCTTCTTACTAGTGATCCTTACATTAGCCTTCGCGCTAATCTCGAATGCTTGGATTGCCTTAATCATTTCGTTGTTATTTGGATTTCCTCAGATGGTTAAAGACGTAGCTGCGGTATCCATTTTCCAGAAAGCAGTTAGGCAAGAGGCGCTTGCTAAAGTGTTTTCTGCAAGAGGGACTTTAATGTATGCGGCATTCGGTATTTCGTCTGTTTTTTTAGGATGGCTTACTGAAGAGTTTGGGGTGGTATGTACTTTCCTAACAGCCACAGCTTGCTTTTTGCTTTCTTTTATTACCGGGATACAGAACCGTATGTATTTAGCAGCGAAACAAGAAACTTTAAGATAA
- a CDS encoding GNAT family N-acetyltransferase, with the protein MSRTNWIQIIEELSMNALPALQTNVYDGWVLRFADGYTNRANSVNPIYSSYQEVANKISTIEQTYRNRNLKPIFKMTKQALPENLDENLAKNGYIQAGLTAVQVLPLEDVNIAVVHKAEFYQTFEEHWFNYYCHLNHISGSNQVTLAKMLKNIVAKTAYFLLKNDSGEILACGMCVLERGYIGLFDIVTASNCRNKGYGTVLIQNILDWGKDNGAQYAYLQVMLNNEPALKLYSKIGFKEVYQILVQKQRLIGAGKMFTLIIYWELFF; encoded by the coding sequence ATGTCGAGAACAAACTGGATTCAAATTATAGAGGAACTGTCCATGAACGCCTTACCTGCTTTACAAACAAATGTGTATGATGGATGGGTATTGCGTTTTGCTGATGGCTATACCAACAGAGCAAATTCCGTCAATCCGATATATTCTTCCTATCAAGAGGTTGCTAATAAAATTAGTACTATCGAACAAACCTATCGTAACAGAAATTTAAAGCCAATTTTTAAAATGACGAAGCAAGCTTTACCGGAAAACTTGGATGAGAATTTAGCGAAAAATGGCTATATTCAAGCTGGGTTAACCGCTGTTCAAGTATTGCCTTTAGAAGATGTAAATATTGCAGTAGTACATAAGGCTGAATTTTATCAAACTTTCGAAGAACATTGGTTTAATTACTATTGCCACCTCAATCATATTAGTGGGAGTAATCAAGTAACATTAGCGAAAATGCTAAAAAACATTGTGGCGAAAACTGCCTATTTTCTGCTGAAGAACGATAGTGGTGAAATACTTGCATGTGGGATGTGTGTATTAGAAAGAGGATATATCGGATTATTTGATATCGTCACAGCCAGCAACTGTCGTAATAAAGGGTATGGGACAGTGCTAATTCAAAATATCCTGGACTGGGGCAAGGATAATGGAGCGCAATATGCTTATCTGCAAGTAATGTTAAATAATGAACCTGCTTTAAAGCTTTATTCCAAAATCGGCTTTAAAGAAGTGTACCAAATACTGGTACAGAAGCAAAGACTAATCGGAGCAGGCAAAATGTTTACTCTTATAATTTACTGGGAACTGTTTTTTTAA
- a CDS encoding DNA-binding protein, which yields MEIDFFWIGAGLALLGYFIGNGLKNFKNPKGSPSGTPLLIKERDLFVYLRLRPEEVRELLEKYPDAPKLVLKGTTYYPYEQLVQWLSSEDLYKKQ from the coding sequence GTGGAAATTGATTTTTTCTGGATAGGTGCAGGGTTGGCATTGTTGGGTTATTTCATCGGAAATGGTTTGAAAAATTTTAAAAATCCTAAAGGCAGTCCATCAGGAACTCCTTTATTAATTAAAGAACGAGATTTATTTGTTTATTTAAGATTACGCCCTGAAGAGGTTAGAGAACTGTTGGAAAAATATCCTGATGCACCTAAATTGGTATTAAAAGGAACTACCTATTATCCATACGAACAATTGGTTCAATGGTTGTCGTCGGAGGATTTGTATAAAAAACAATGA
- a CDS encoding YdeI family protein: MSNYKTNPKVDEFLNKAKTWQEEYRILRNIILDCELTEDFKWMHPCYTLNDKNVVLIHGFKEYVALLFHKGALIKDPQGILVQQTENVQAARQIRFTNVQQIIDMESVLKAYIKEAIAVEEAGLEVELKKNEEYSMPEELQIKFAEIPALKSAFEGLTPGRQRAYLLHFSQAKQAKTRAARVDKYVQHILDGKGLNDK; encoded by the coding sequence ATGTCAAATTATAAAACTAATCCTAAGGTCGATGAATTTTTGAATAAAGCAAAAACATGGCAAGAGGAATATAGAATATTACGTAATATCATTCTTGACTGTGAGCTTACAGAGGATTTTAAGTGGATGCATCCTTGTTATACACTTAATGATAAGAACGTCGTATTAATCCATGGTTTCAAAGAGTATGTTGCTCTTCTGTTTCATAAAGGCGCATTAATAAAAGACCCACAAGGTATTCTTGTTCAGCAAACAGAGAATGTACAAGCAGCCCGGCAAATCCGGTTTACTAATGTTCAGCAAATAATAGACATGGAATCAGTCTTAAAAGCCTATATTAAAGAAGCTATTGCAGTAGAAGAGGCCGGCTTAGAGGTTGAATTAAAGAAGAATGAAGAATACTCCATGCCTGAAGAGCTGCAGATAAAATTTGCAGAAATCCCAGCATTAAAGTCTGCATTCGAAGGATTGACACCTGGAAGACAAAGAGCATATTTATTACATTTTTCACAAGCAAAACAAGCAAAAACTCGAGCCGCTAGAGTAGACAAATATGTACAGCATATTCTTGACGGCAAAGGCTTAAACGACAAGTAA
- a CDS encoding serine hydrolase domain-containing protein has translation MKHYNVAGLSVSVIKDSQISQIDNYGVLEAGTSKIVNNHSLFSACSISKFLTAVLVMVLSEQGILDLDEDVNNRLTSWKIPNNYLTKKKGVTLRNLLCHQSGIQDPKDSFIERKDTVLPTMEEILTGETPYCQSPIEVQYEPESDFQYSDAGYCIIQLLIEDVTGKQVEEIIEEFIFQPLKMANSRYPSRISDISHNYCCGHDKYGNVMQEKYPLYPYPAAAGLWTTAADLSLLVIEVMNALGDQSKIGISPTAARELITAQGCRSWTGLGVFLEGGEISSLGWGSGFQCMMVAYPKLRRGLIIMTNGNTGVHQFKGIIGEIYDSYIRTKKTSYKE, from the coding sequence ATGAAGCATTATAATGTAGCAGGTTTAAGTGTTTCTGTTATTAAAGATAGTCAGATTTCCCAAATTGATAATTATGGTGTTCTTGAAGCAGGTACGAGTAAAATAGTGAACAATCATTCCCTTTTCAGTGCTTGTTCCATCAGCAAGTTTTTAACAGCTGTCTTGGTAATGGTGCTATCAGAACAAGGGATTCTTGATTTAGATGAGGATGTAAATAACAGGCTGACATCATGGAAAATCCCCAACAATTATTTAACTAAAAAAAAGGGTGTAACATTACGGAATTTGTTATGTCATCAATCTGGGATACAAGATCCTAAAGATAGTTTTATAGAACGAAAAGACACGGTTCTTCCCACTATGGAAGAAATATTAACTGGTGAAACGCCATATTGCCAGTCTCCGATTGAAGTGCAGTATGAACCAGAAAGTGACTTTCAATATTCGGATGCTGGATATTGTATTATCCAGCTGCTCATAGAGGATGTAACTGGAAAACAAGTAGAAGAAATTATAGAGGAGTTCATCTTTCAACCATTAAAAATGGCGAACAGCCGTTATCCAAGCCGTATAAGTGACATATCCCATAATTATTGCTGTGGCCATGACAAGTATGGAAATGTCATGCAAGAAAAGTATCCATTATATCCATATCCCGCAGCGGCAGGACTTTGGACAACTGCAGCTGACTTGTCACTATTAGTAATAGAAGTTATGAATGCGCTAGGTGATCAAAGTAAAATCGGCATTTCTCCAACTGCAGCAAGAGAACTAATTACCGCACAAGGCTGCAGAAGCTGGACAGGACTTGGCGTGTTTCTCGAAGGCGGAGAGATTTCATCACTAGGTTGGGGAAGTGGATTTCAATGCATGATGGTAGCATACCCTAAGTTAAGAAGAGGGTTAATTATCATGACTAATGGTAATACAGGTGTTCACCAATTTAAAGGAATTATCGGAGAAATATATGATTCTTATATTAGAACAAAAAAGACATCTTACAAAGAGTAA
- a CDS encoding ROK family transcriptional regulator, translating into MENNITFKDIKKSNYSAIYHLIYQNGKLSKQEIANQLHLSLPTVTQNLVRLEQEGLIEKSGQFESSVGRRAAAYAICPQARISIGVEIQKSTVQLLAVDLLGKAFQQKRLSLGYANEHHYYKWLSQEVLAFIDALQVKEEQVLGIGFAVQGLTSNDGKKITYGKILISTGLDIEVFSQHLPYRCMFLHDAKCAATTELWVRNDMDDAVYLSIGPHLGGAIIIDRQIYMGKEGHSGTVEHMTVNPNGPPCYCGKKGCMETYSSVHALLTEDESLESFFEQLRNNSPVYVARWNEFLNYLAISINNIHLVLNREFILGGHITSYLREEDINILHEKVNEKTAFPSNDPFIYISRSPENGVLLGAGIPFIQSFLNTI; encoded by the coding sequence ATGGAAAATAACATCACATTTAAAGATATAAAAAAAAGCAATTATTCGGCTATCTATCATCTCATCTATCAAAATGGGAAGCTTTCCAAACAAGAAATTGCTAACCAGCTGCATTTAAGCTTGCCGACAGTAACGCAAAATTTAGTCCGTTTGGAGCAAGAAGGGTTAATTGAGAAGAGTGGGCAGTTTGAATCTTCAGTGGGAAGACGAGCAGCTGCTTATGCTATCTGCCCACAGGCCCGAATCAGCATTGGAGTGGAGATCCAAAAATCTACTGTACAATTACTGGCAGTTGATTTGCTTGGAAAAGCATTTCAGCAAAAACGGTTATCCTTGGGATATGCTAATGAGCATCACTATTACAAATGGTTAAGTCAAGAAGTTCTAGCCTTTATTGATGCCTTACAAGTGAAAGAAGAGCAGGTTCTCGGAATTGGCTTTGCTGTACAAGGGTTAACATCTAATGACGGCAAAAAAATAACCTATGGAAAAATATTAATTTCTACAGGCTTGGATATTGAGGTGTTTTCACAGCATCTGCCATATCGCTGCATGTTTTTACATGATGCCAAATGTGCAGCAACAACAGAGCTTTGGGTAAGAAATGATATGGATGATGCTGTCTACCTCTCGATTGGTCCCCATCTTGGCGGAGCGATTATAATCGACAGGCAGATTTACATGGGGAAAGAAGGGCATAGCGGAACGGTTGAACATATGACAGTAAATCCAAACGGGCCCCCGTGCTATTGCGGTAAGAAAGGCTGCATGGAAACATACAGTTCTGTCCATGCACTTCTAACAGAAGACGAATCATTAGAGTCATTTTTTGAACAACTGCGAAACAATTCTCCAGTTTATGTTGCGAGATGGAATGAATTTCTTAATTATTTAGCCATTTCCATTAATAATATCCACCTTGTATTGAATAGAGAATTCATTTTGGGTGGCCATATTACTTCATACTTAAGAGAAGAGGATATTAATATTCTTCATGAAAAAGTAAATGAAAAGACAGCATTTCCAAGCAATGATCCTTTTATTTATATAAGCCGTTCCCCAGAAAATGGCGTGCTTTTAGGTGCAGGTATACCATTTATTCAATCGTTTTTAAATACTATTTAG
- a CDS encoding SDR family oxidoreductase, which produces MGIIEKMRLDGKKIFVTGGARGIGKSVATAFAEAGADIAIVDLDIEEAVKTAKELEANNGIKSIAIKADVTNPQDVNAMIDTVLEHFGRLDVAFCNAGICMNIPAEDMTFEQWKKVVDINLTGVFLTAQAAGKVMLKQGGGSIINTASMSGHIVNVPQPQCSYNASKAGVIQLTKSLAVEWATRNVRVNSISPGYIGTELTLNSPSLQPLIAQWNEMAPLKRMGRPDELQSICVYLAGDTSSFTTGSDFVIDGAFTAI; this is translated from the coding sequence ATGGGCATTATTGAAAAAATGAGACTGGATGGAAAAAAGATTTTCGTTACAGGCGGTGCTAGAGGTATTGGAAAGAGTGTCGCAACCGCTTTCGCTGAAGCTGGCGCAGATATCGCTATTGTAGATTTAGATATTGAAGAAGCTGTCAAGACTGCAAAAGAATTAGAAGCTAACAATGGGATTAAGTCTATCGCTATCAAAGCAGATGTTACTAACCCACAAGATGTAAACGCTATGATTGATACTGTGCTTGAACATTTTGGCCGTTTAGATGTTGCCTTTTGCAATGCCGGCATCTGCATGAATATCCCTGCTGAAGATATGACCTTTGAACAGTGGAAAAAAGTAGTCGACATTAATCTTACTGGTGTATTTCTAACCGCCCAAGCTGCTGGAAAAGTCATGTTAAAACAAGGCGGCGGGTCTATTATTAATACAGCTTCCATGTCAGGTCATATTGTTAATGTTCCACAACCGCAATGCTCTTACAATGCTTCAAAGGCAGGAGTTATTCAATTAACTAAATCATTGGCAGTAGAATGGGCAACAAGAAATGTGCGCGTTAATTCCATCAGCCCAGGATATATCGGCACAGAGCTTACCTTGAATTCGCCAAGCTTACAGCCATTAATTGCTCAATGGAATGAAATGGCACCGCTTAAACGGATGGGAAGACCGGATGAATTACAATCTATCTGTGTTTATCTTGCTGGCGATACGAGCAGCTTTACAACAGGATCTGACTTTGTCATCGATGGTGCATTCACTGCTATTTAA
- a CDS encoding FGGY-family carbohydrate kinase encodes MNYLLGTDIGTSGTKTILMDTEGNLLAQDLQEYDVLTPKPLWAEQWPDVWLDAAKASISNTVEKAGIHPEDIRGLAISGLYGGSGIPLDEHMEPVRPCMIWMDRRASVETQWVLDTIGEEKLLEITHNGADPYYGYTKILWMKNHEPENWKKTKLFLPPNDYVIYKLTGEVAIDYSSAGNIGGIFDMNNRTWSKELLDAMGIPYSMMPEKIVESTDMIGGLTKEAAAELGLAEGMPVIASGIDCGAANIGLGVFESGKYAAAIGTSMCAALISNQPVKGKDLIVWPYLFDAKRLSYYFAGGATAGAIVKWFRQTLCQFELEAEKAGGKNAYDVLNEQAANIPAGSEGLVVLPYFMGERSPVWDSDAKGTIVGLSLAHTKAHIYRAFLEAVAYSLRDAIEATGENVGESILLAGGVTKSKLWRQIFADVTGYPVVCPIHDVEANMGDVMLAGIGTGLLSFEDVKKWQVLDEKIMPIEDNHKKYNDYYKVYKSIYQNLKTDMKTLTKISAATV; translated from the coding sequence ATGAACTACTTACTCGGTACAGACATCGGAACATCTGGTACGAAAACCATTTTAATGGACACAGAAGGAAACTTGCTTGCTCAAGATCTCCAAGAATATGATGTGTTAACACCAAAGCCTTTATGGGCTGAACAGTGGCCTGATGTTTGGCTTGATGCTGCAAAAGCTTCTATCAGCAACACGGTTGAAAAAGCAGGTATTCATCCTGAAGACATTCGCGGACTTGCTATTAGCGGACTGTACGGCGGATCAGGCATTCCACTAGATGAGCATATGGAGCCTGTAAGACCTTGTATGATTTGGATGGACCGCAGAGCTTCTGTCGAAACGCAATGGGTGTTAGATACTATCGGGGAAGAAAAGCTGCTGGAAATTACCCATAATGGCGCCGATCCTTACTACGGCTACACGAAAATATTATGGATGAAAAATCACGAACCGGAAAACTGGAAAAAAACGAAGCTGTTCTTGCCTCCGAATGATTATGTTATTTATAAACTGACCGGAGAAGTGGCGATTGATTATTCTTCAGCTGGTAATATTGGCGGGATTTTTGATATGAATAACCGCACTTGGTCAAAGGAATTGCTCGATGCAATGGGAATCCCCTATTCCATGATGCCAGAAAAAATTGTTGAATCAACAGACATGATCGGCGGGTTAACAAAAGAAGCAGCTGCAGAGTTAGGACTTGCAGAAGGAATGCCTGTTATCGCCAGCGGGATTGACTGTGGTGCAGCTAATATTGGCCTTGGTGTGTTTGAATCTGGCAAATATGCAGCAGCTATTGGCACGTCCATGTGCGCCGCATTGATTTCTAATCAGCCAGTGAAAGGAAAAGACTTAATTGTTTGGCCATATTTATTCGATGCTAAAAGACTATCATACTATTTTGCTGGTGGAGCTACTGCAGGAGCAATCGTAAAGTGGTTTAGACAAACGCTATGCCAATTTGAATTAGAAGCAGAAAAAGCAGGCGGGAAAAATGCTTATGATGTATTAAATGAACAGGCTGCCAATATACCTGCTGGCAGTGAAGGATTAGTTGTTCTTCCCTACTTTATGGGCGAAAGAAGTCCTGTCTGGGATTCAGATGCGAAAGGCACCATTGTCGGTTTATCTTTAGCACATACGAAAGCACATATATATCGCGCCTTTTTGGAAGCGGTTGCCTACAGTTTAAGAGATGCCATTGAAGCAACAGGCGAAAATGTAGGTGAATCAATCTTGCTTGCAGGAGGTGTTACTAAATCAAAATTATGGAGACAAATTTTTGCTGATGTGACAGGCTATCCAGTTGTATGTCCTATTCACGATGTCGAAGCAAATATGGGGGATGTAATGCTGGCTGGAATTGGTACTGGTTTGCTTTCCTTTGAAGATGTGAAAAAGTGGCAGGTTCTTGATGAGAAGATTATGCCGATTGAAGACAATCACAAGAAATATAATGACTATTACAAAGTTTATAAATCTATTTACCAAAACTTAAAAACAGATATGAAAACGTTGACAAAAATATCAGCAGCTACAGTATGA